The Paralichthys olivaceus isolate ysfri-2021 chromosome 9, ASM2471397v2, whole genome shotgun sequence genome contains a region encoding:
- the LOC109629029 gene encoding centrosome and spindle pole-associated protein 1 isoform X1 → MEMDDKLENFIRERKARVAEDKASLQQDPPYMEIKAKPHRAYESTVKENIPPKSVAQRKEESLGLPLGVEYERKKQRLQHELRMDYRQYMAQKKHFDRAEPGPLNPLNNRACVKQHLEDRVPILPASSRRDAATLTEDSRGLHRALHLAEAKTLCPEDEEQQSPLAFRHHGRLGRPVELESEEDEYLKEELMEGRRQRYTGTEASYEKRQTNKTDGREKKENPFNFAREGRRSKTQDAEFATGLLIGAADTDEALQRRKERYRQELQEQIAEQHRNKKREKDLELKVAATGMNDPEKKPDRIRQFGLSRRKYLQVSEPSATGQSESLLRGLHNNEKIGVRERETSPPEQPHVAFQSPLLEYSSALGLGGGGLSPSSQPAAPSFPRAMDTPRMPLFAPHPPSTLTETYRSLYAEPHCYGNRNLLDPNMAYYGHLSVPGAGLPISYWNIPPGGAVPSQLGNHSPHNQHSGSSVPEPPLQPGIETATVDSHVSVFPSESSKSNRKRILNYRDALKEQETPRRGSNDFCNKIQEQQERRRLEREEKERHESQLEAYMKNHQPWGRGGGGAPLRDSTGNLIADLHQMHKVNEEVYTNPEQWQRKATAAVMARQTEQPDPNERVSGFTHVHTPQFARGNVFANQPTQHQLHEQDKYKAYLKQQIEEKMLKKAEEREKTRLEEEKEEKRLAEQRARIQREYEEEEEKKKRKEKEQKAKNEELIQLAEQRKKEAERRKKEAEEKENAALRKQNEVERQTRVEQVFREPSPPIPTLQKKHASHRYTPRPPTVDSQRSTAPLSERSSSGLQSPPVPACKNKLRATGDQRDVFSELSALRRQLRCEQRRLEGHLQQDDWEELDSPLSDRHQERPLVDVFDMARLRLQAPVRRPNSRNMEPGNLLRIHDSLQLKYTDRKSRLGSGDVPLEEVGVSSRRRYDHRDPAQQFSSQRTTAQDDYFDLSPPHQNDYLRSVMGRSRRGSLLESDRVFIEPLGDALPVPRYPDFQRTSHLSARERRRLAKQSQHPQERAASSQCIGQYDDYSTHTGIRLRQEVEHSGSPNSKGHLTSLRRRGNTAGPVGLSDDDSSPPPFSRNLNHQCSIETVATDPWMRPGTSDTLKCLDRPSRRERLAT, encoded by the exons ATGGAGATGGATGACAAGCTGGAGAACTTCATCAGGGAGCGGAAGGCGAGAGTGGCCGAGGATAAAGCCAGTCTACAACAAGACCCTCCTTACATGGAAATAAAG GCAAAACCCCACAGAGCCTATGAGTCAACTGTTAAGGAGAACATCCCCCCCAAGTCTGTTGCACAGAGAAAAG AGGAGAGTTTGGGTCTGCCGCTCGGTGTGGAATAcgagaggaagaagcagaggcTGCAGCATGAGCTGCGTATGGACTACAGGCAATACATGGCTCAG aaaaaacactttgacCGTGCAGAGCCTGGTCCACTTAATCCCCTCAACAACAGGGCGTGTGTCAAG CAACACCTTGAAGACCGCGTTCCCATACTGCCGGCCTCATCTCGGAGGGATGCAGCCACTCTAACAGAGGACAGTAGGGGGCTGCACAGGGCTCTGCACCTCGCTGAGGCTAAGACCCTCTGTCCTGAGGACGAAGAGCAGCAGTCGCCACTGGCTTTTAGGCATCACGGCAGGCTGGGGAGGCCAGTGGAGCTGGAATCAGAGGAAGATGAGTATTTAAAGGAGGAGCTGATGGAAGGCAGAAGACAAAGATATACAGGGACTGAGGCCAGTTATGAGAAGAGACAAACCAATAAGACTGATGGCAG ggagaagaaggagaatcCATTCAACTTTGCCAGAGAGGGCAGGAGATCGAAAACACAGGATGCTGAGTTTGCTACTGGTCTTTTAATAG GAGCAGCAGATACAGATGAGGCTTTGCAGAGAAGGAAAGAACGTTAcagacaggagctgcaggagcagatCGCTGAACAACACAGGAACAAGAAAAG GGAGAAAGATTTGGAGCTGAAAGTTGCTGCGACGGGAATGAATGATCCTGAGAAAAAG CCGGACCGAATCAGGCAGTTTGGACTGAGCAGGAGAAAATATCTTCAGGTTTCAGAGCCTTCAGCAACAGGACAGAGTGAATCATTGTTGAGAGGTTTACACAATAATGAGAAGATTGGTGTTCGAGAAAGAGAAACATCTCCTCCTGAGCAGCCTCATGTGGCCTTCCAGTCCCCTCTGCTCGAGTACAGCTCTGCCCTGGGTCTGGGAGGTGGAGGTCTGTCTCCCAGCAGTCAGCCTGCTGCCCCCTCCTTCCCCAGAGCCATGGACACTCCAAG AATGCCTCTGTTCGCTCCACATCCTCCCTCAACACTCACTGAAACCTACAGGAGCCTGTATGCTGAGCCCCACTGCTATGGCAACAGAAACCTGCTTGACCCAAACATGGCCTACT atGGTCATTTGTCTGTTCCTGGCGCTGGCCTTCCAATCTCCTACTGGAACATACCACCAGGGGGTGCTGTACCCAGTCAGCTTGGTAACCACAGTCCTCATAATCAACACAGTGGCAGCAGCGTCCCTGAACCACCATTACA GCCCGGCATTGAAACTGCTACAGTGGACTCACACGTCAGTGTTTTCCCTTCAGAGAGTTCCAAGTCAAACAGAAAGAGGATCTTAAACTACAGAGACGCTCTCAAAGAACAG GAAACCCCCAGGAGAGGGAGCAACGATTTTTGCAACAAG ATCCAGGAGCAGCAGGAAAGGAGACGtctggagagggaggagaaagagcgACATGAGTCACAGCTGGAGGCCTACATGAAGAACCACCAGCCATGGGGtcgaggtggaggaggagcccCTCTCAGAGACAGCACAGGAAATCTAATTG CTGACCTCCACCAGATGCACAAGGTGAATGAGGAGGTGTACACCAACCCGGAGCAATGGCAGAGGAAAGCCACTGCTGCCGTGATGGCACGACAGACAGAGCAACCTGACCCCAACGAGAGAGTCTCCG GTTTCACACATGTCCATACCCCCCAGTTTGCCAGAGGCAATGTGTTCGCCAACCAGCCCACCCAGCACCAGCTCCATGAGCAGGACAAGTACAAAGCTTACCTCAAACAGCAG attgaggagaaaatgcttaaaaaggcagaggagagggagaagaccagactggaggaggagaaggaggagaagaggctgGCAGAGCAGAGAGCTCGCATCCAGAGGGAGTacgaggaagaagaagagaagaaaaaacgaAAGGAAAAGGAG CAAAAGGCCAAGAACGAAGAGCTGATTCAGCTGGCTgaacagaggaagaaggaagctgagaggaggaagaaggaagcagaggagaaggagaatgcAGCACTAAGAAAGCAGAATGAGGTGGAGAGACAGACCCGGGTGGAGCAG GTATTCAGGGAGCCTTCGCCTCCAATCCCAACCCTGCAGAAGAAACATGCGTCACACCGATACACCCCCAGACCCCCTACTGTGGACAGCCAACGCTCCACTGCTCCCCTGTCT gagcGTTCTTCGTCTGGTCTCCAGTCACCTCCTGTCCCTGCTTGTAAAAACAAGCTTCGAGCTACAG gtgacCAGCGTGACGTGTTCAGCGAGCTGTCAGCTTTGCGTCGGCAGCTTCGCTGTGAACAAAGGCGGTTGGAGGGTCATCTGCAGCAGGATGACTGGGAGGAGTTAGACTCTCCACTGAGTGACAG ACATCAGGAGCGCCCCCTGGTAGATGTGTTCGATATGGCCAGGCTGCGGCTCCAAGCTCCAGTCCGAAGACCCAACTCCAGAAACATGGAGCCGGGAAACCTGCTGCGGATCCACGACTCCCTTCAGCTCAAATACACAG ACAGGAAGTCGAGGCTTGGCTCCGGTGATGTTCCACTGGAGGAAGTGGGtgtgagcagcaggagaagataCGACCACAGGGATCCAGCTCAGCAGTTTAGCAGCCAGAGGACGACAGCCCAGGACG ATTATTTTGACCTGTCCCCTCCACATCAAAATGATTATCTG aggaGTGTGATGGGGCGATCTAGAAGAGGTTCTCTGCTGGAGTCGGACAGAGTGTTCATTG agcccCTTGGGGATGCCCTTCCAGTTCCCCGGTACCCAGACTTCCAGAGAACCTCCCATCTATCGgccagggagaggaggaggctggcCAAACAGTCACAGCATCCTCAG GAACGAGCTGCTTCCAGCCAGTGTATTGGCCAATATGACGACTACTCCACTCACACAGGTATAAGGCTGCGACAGGAGGTGGAGCACAGCGGGAGTCCAAACAGTAAAGGACATTTGACATCTCTCCGTCGTCGTGGTAACACAGCCG GACCAGTGGGTCTGTCTGATGatgactcctcccctcctccgtTCTCTCGCAATCTTAACCATCAGTGCTCCATAGAAACTGTCGCCACAGATCCCTGGATGCGACCAGGGACATCGGACACTCTGAAATGTTTGGACCGTCCATCGAGGAGGGAGCGGTTGGCAACATAG
- the LOC109629029 gene encoding centrosome and spindle pole-associated protein 1 isoform X2 → MEMDDKLENFIRERKARVAEDKASLQQDPPYMEIKAKPHRAYESTVKENIPPKSVAQRKEESLGLPLGVEYERKKQRLQHELRMDYRQYMAQKKHFDRAEPGPLNPLNNRACVKQHLEDRVPILPASSRRDAATLTEDSRGLHRALHLAEAKTLCPEDEEQQSPLAFRHHGRLGRPVELESEEDEYLKEELMEGRRQRYTGTEASYEKRQTNKTDGREKKENPFNFAREGRRSKTQDAEFATGLLIGAADTDEALQRRKERYRQELQEQIAEQHRNKKREKDLELKVAATGMNDPEKKPDRIRQFGLSRRKYLQVSEPSATGQSESLLRGLHNNEKIGVRERETSPPEQPHVAFQSPLLEYSSALGLGGGGLSPSSQPAAPSFPRAMDTPRMPLFAPHPPSTLTETYRSLYAEPHCYGNRNLLDPNMAYYGHLSVPGAGLPISYWNIPPGGAVPSQLGNHSPHNQHSGSSVPEPPLQPGIETATVDSHVSVFPSESSKSNRKRILNYRDALKEQIQEQQERRRLEREEKERHESQLEAYMKNHQPWGRGGGGAPLRDSTGNLIADLHQMHKVNEEVYTNPEQWQRKATAAVMARQTEQPDPNERVSGFTHVHTPQFARGNVFANQPTQHQLHEQDKYKAYLKQQIEEKMLKKAEEREKTRLEEEKEEKRLAEQRARIQREYEEEEEKKKRKEKEQKAKNEELIQLAEQRKKEAERRKKEAEEKENAALRKQNEVERQTRVEQVFREPSPPIPTLQKKHASHRYTPRPPTVDSQRSTAPLSERSSSGLQSPPVPACKNKLRATGDQRDVFSELSALRRQLRCEQRRLEGHLQQDDWEELDSPLSDRHQERPLVDVFDMARLRLQAPVRRPNSRNMEPGNLLRIHDSLQLKYTDRKSRLGSGDVPLEEVGVSSRRRYDHRDPAQQFSSQRTTAQDDYFDLSPPHQNDYLRSVMGRSRRGSLLESDRVFIEPLGDALPVPRYPDFQRTSHLSARERRRLAKQSQHPQERAASSQCIGQYDDYSTHTGIRLRQEVEHSGSPNSKGHLTSLRRRGNTAGPVGLSDDDSSPPPFSRNLNHQCSIETVATDPWMRPGTSDTLKCLDRPSRRERLAT, encoded by the exons ATGGAGATGGATGACAAGCTGGAGAACTTCATCAGGGAGCGGAAGGCGAGAGTGGCCGAGGATAAAGCCAGTCTACAACAAGACCCTCCTTACATGGAAATAAAG GCAAAACCCCACAGAGCCTATGAGTCAACTGTTAAGGAGAACATCCCCCCCAAGTCTGTTGCACAGAGAAAAG AGGAGAGTTTGGGTCTGCCGCTCGGTGTGGAATAcgagaggaagaagcagaggcTGCAGCATGAGCTGCGTATGGACTACAGGCAATACATGGCTCAG aaaaaacactttgacCGTGCAGAGCCTGGTCCACTTAATCCCCTCAACAACAGGGCGTGTGTCAAG CAACACCTTGAAGACCGCGTTCCCATACTGCCGGCCTCATCTCGGAGGGATGCAGCCACTCTAACAGAGGACAGTAGGGGGCTGCACAGGGCTCTGCACCTCGCTGAGGCTAAGACCCTCTGTCCTGAGGACGAAGAGCAGCAGTCGCCACTGGCTTTTAGGCATCACGGCAGGCTGGGGAGGCCAGTGGAGCTGGAATCAGAGGAAGATGAGTATTTAAAGGAGGAGCTGATGGAAGGCAGAAGACAAAGATATACAGGGACTGAGGCCAGTTATGAGAAGAGACAAACCAATAAGACTGATGGCAG ggagaagaaggagaatcCATTCAACTTTGCCAGAGAGGGCAGGAGATCGAAAACACAGGATGCTGAGTTTGCTACTGGTCTTTTAATAG GAGCAGCAGATACAGATGAGGCTTTGCAGAGAAGGAAAGAACGTTAcagacaggagctgcaggagcagatCGCTGAACAACACAGGAACAAGAAAAG GGAGAAAGATTTGGAGCTGAAAGTTGCTGCGACGGGAATGAATGATCCTGAGAAAAAG CCGGACCGAATCAGGCAGTTTGGACTGAGCAGGAGAAAATATCTTCAGGTTTCAGAGCCTTCAGCAACAGGACAGAGTGAATCATTGTTGAGAGGTTTACACAATAATGAGAAGATTGGTGTTCGAGAAAGAGAAACATCTCCTCCTGAGCAGCCTCATGTGGCCTTCCAGTCCCCTCTGCTCGAGTACAGCTCTGCCCTGGGTCTGGGAGGTGGAGGTCTGTCTCCCAGCAGTCAGCCTGCTGCCCCCTCCTTCCCCAGAGCCATGGACACTCCAAG AATGCCTCTGTTCGCTCCACATCCTCCCTCAACACTCACTGAAACCTACAGGAGCCTGTATGCTGAGCCCCACTGCTATGGCAACAGAAACCTGCTTGACCCAAACATGGCCTACT atGGTCATTTGTCTGTTCCTGGCGCTGGCCTTCCAATCTCCTACTGGAACATACCACCAGGGGGTGCTGTACCCAGTCAGCTTGGTAACCACAGTCCTCATAATCAACACAGTGGCAGCAGCGTCCCTGAACCACCATTACA GCCCGGCATTGAAACTGCTACAGTGGACTCACACGTCAGTGTTTTCCCTTCAGAGAGTTCCAAGTCAAACAGAAAGAGGATCTTAAACTACAGAGACGCTCTCAAAGAACAG ATCCAGGAGCAGCAGGAAAGGAGACGtctggagagggaggagaaagagcgACATGAGTCACAGCTGGAGGCCTACATGAAGAACCACCAGCCATGGGGtcgaggtggaggaggagcccCTCTCAGAGACAGCACAGGAAATCTAATTG CTGACCTCCACCAGATGCACAAGGTGAATGAGGAGGTGTACACCAACCCGGAGCAATGGCAGAGGAAAGCCACTGCTGCCGTGATGGCACGACAGACAGAGCAACCTGACCCCAACGAGAGAGTCTCCG GTTTCACACATGTCCATACCCCCCAGTTTGCCAGAGGCAATGTGTTCGCCAACCAGCCCACCCAGCACCAGCTCCATGAGCAGGACAAGTACAAAGCTTACCTCAAACAGCAG attgaggagaaaatgcttaaaaaggcagaggagagggagaagaccagactggaggaggagaaggaggagaagaggctgGCAGAGCAGAGAGCTCGCATCCAGAGGGAGTacgaggaagaagaagagaagaaaaaacgaAAGGAAAAGGAG CAAAAGGCCAAGAACGAAGAGCTGATTCAGCTGGCTgaacagaggaagaaggaagctgagaggaggaagaaggaagcagaggagaaggagaatgcAGCACTAAGAAAGCAGAATGAGGTGGAGAGACAGACCCGGGTGGAGCAG GTATTCAGGGAGCCTTCGCCTCCAATCCCAACCCTGCAGAAGAAACATGCGTCACACCGATACACCCCCAGACCCCCTACTGTGGACAGCCAACGCTCCACTGCTCCCCTGTCT gagcGTTCTTCGTCTGGTCTCCAGTCACCTCCTGTCCCTGCTTGTAAAAACAAGCTTCGAGCTACAG gtgacCAGCGTGACGTGTTCAGCGAGCTGTCAGCTTTGCGTCGGCAGCTTCGCTGTGAACAAAGGCGGTTGGAGGGTCATCTGCAGCAGGATGACTGGGAGGAGTTAGACTCTCCACTGAGTGACAG ACATCAGGAGCGCCCCCTGGTAGATGTGTTCGATATGGCCAGGCTGCGGCTCCAAGCTCCAGTCCGAAGACCCAACTCCAGAAACATGGAGCCGGGAAACCTGCTGCGGATCCACGACTCCCTTCAGCTCAAATACACAG ACAGGAAGTCGAGGCTTGGCTCCGGTGATGTTCCACTGGAGGAAGTGGGtgtgagcagcaggagaagataCGACCACAGGGATCCAGCTCAGCAGTTTAGCAGCCAGAGGACGACAGCCCAGGACG ATTATTTTGACCTGTCCCCTCCACATCAAAATGATTATCTG aggaGTGTGATGGGGCGATCTAGAAGAGGTTCTCTGCTGGAGTCGGACAGAGTGTTCATTG agcccCTTGGGGATGCCCTTCCAGTTCCCCGGTACCCAGACTTCCAGAGAACCTCCCATCTATCGgccagggagaggaggaggctggcCAAACAGTCACAGCATCCTCAG GAACGAGCTGCTTCCAGCCAGTGTATTGGCCAATATGACGACTACTCCACTCACACAGGTATAAGGCTGCGACAGGAGGTGGAGCACAGCGGGAGTCCAAACAGTAAAGGACATTTGACATCTCTCCGTCGTCGTGGTAACACAGCCG GACCAGTGGGTCTGTCTGATGatgactcctcccctcctccgtTCTCTCGCAATCTTAACCATCAGTGCTCCATAGAAACTGTCGCCACAGATCCCTGGATGCGACCAGGGACATCGGACACTCTGAAATGTTTGGACCGTCCATCGAGGAGGGAGCGGTTGGCAACATAG